One window from the genome of Cryptomeria japonica chromosome 6, Sugi_1.0, whole genome shotgun sequence encodes:
- the LOC131030254 gene encoding cyclin-U2-1, whose product MDSIGRQPISPKRIRSDLYSFDSAQQSWPPSTPCMLSVLSSLLERVVVRNDRLAVSNSLTFSPAKYEVFNGVEVPDISIQLYLERIFRYIRCSPSVFVVAYAYIDRLVQFHPQFKISSQNVHRLIIVTVMVASKFVEDINYKNSYYATVGGFSTEEMNRLEMEFLFLLGFKLQVTVNVFESYCCHLEREVAMGGGFQIERSLRLSCAKDETSMPNPKSQMGIYGLSSYSHIKNRRV is encoded by the exons ATGGATTCTATTGGAAGGCAGCCTATCTCTCCAAAAAGAATTCGGTCCGATCTCTATTCCTTTGACAGTGCACAACAATCATGGCCGCCCTCAACTCCCTGCATGCTCTCTGTTTTATCATCGCTTTTGGAGAGAGTTGTGGTGAGGAATGATAGATTGGCGGTGTCAAACAGCCTCACTTTCAGCCCAGCTAAGTACGAGGTGTTCAATGGAGTGGAGGTGCCAGACATAAGCATACAACTTTATTTGGAGAGGATTTTCAGATACATTCGCTGCAGTCCTTCGGTATTTGTGGTGGCATATGCTTACATCGACCGTCTTGTTCAATTCCATCCACAATTCAAAATATCGTCTCAGAATGTCCATAGACTTATCATTGTTACTGTCATGGTCGCCTCCAAGTTCGTCGAAGATAT TAACTACAAGAACTCGTACTATGCCACAGTTGGAGGGTTCAGCACAGAAGAAATGAATAGATTAGAGATggagtttctttttcttcttggctTCAAATTGCAAGTAACAGTAAATGTTTTCGAAAGCTATTGCTGTCATCTGGAGAGGGAAGTTGCAATGGGTGGAGGATTCCAAATAGAGAGGAGCCTTCGTTTATCTTGTGCAAAGGATGAAACTTCCATGCCGAACCCTAAATCCCAGATGGGTATCTATGGCTTATCATCGTATAGTCATATAAAGAATAGAAGAGTTTAA